The Prionailurus viverrinus isolate Anna chromosome C1, UM_Priviv_1.0, whole genome shotgun sequence DNA window CAGAGGTCCCGCAGATGCCGAGGGGCGCGCGGTTTGGAGAGCCAGACGGCGCGTCAGAGGCAGAGGCTGAGCTCCTTGCGCACGCGGCAGCGGTGGCACTGCACCACACAGCACCAGTGGAAGCGACACAGGCAGTTCTCCTCGAGCTGCACGCTCTCCTGGCGGTGCCCGCGGCCGCAGCACAGCAGGTCACAGCCGCTGAGGTCCAGGGCACTGCTGTTGCAGGCGCGGCCGCGCGTGCCCGGCGAGCCGGTGCGCCGGTTGGGAGCGCAGAAGTCGGGCGAGTCGGCGGCGTAGAGCAGGTCGGCGCGGCCGGGCGGCTTAAGAGTGCGGACCGCGGGCAGCAGAGCCTTGCCGTCGTTGGTTCCCATGACACGCGAGGCGCCGTGGAAGCGCTCGAGCAGCCGCGCGCCCACCTCCCGGAACGGGGGCAGCTTCTGCCAGCAGGTTCGCAGCGCGCACGAGCCCGACAGCCCATGGCACTTGCACTCGGTGCGCGTGTGGCTCCGTACGGCCTGCAGGGAGCAAAGGAGCCGGCGGATGCGGACAGATTGGGGGTACGGGGTGGGGGAAAGGTCCAGAGGACCGACAAAAAATTAGATGGGGAGGGTGAGGTGGAcggaagagagaaaagagcagacCAAAACCAAGAGAGCGCAAGGTGGAGACGAGGAAACCCAGGGAGCAACAGCTcggagagaaggaaaaattacaAAGTTGGAAGAGTGAGAGGAGTTGGGGGGAGTGGGGTGCAGTGTGCAGCAGAGATCGCAGGACGCAAAGTcagggaatgggagagagagaaagcagaactgACGGCTGGGGTGAGAGTCTCCCTAGAGGCAGGGAGGGGTTGCAGCTGTCCTGCTCTATTCCTCCTGCCAACCTCCTTCTGCCAGCAGGGCCCCCTCGTTGCTGCCCCTCTCGGCCCCAGACAGGGCTGAGCAGAGCCAGCCTCCTGGGCGTCTGACAGGTATGTGGGCCTGTCTGGACATTCCTCTCTGGGCCCCCTCTTACTCCCTGCCTGATGCCTCAGGGCTGAACCCTAGAGGACACGGGATGTGAGGGGGGGGGGTCCCTAGAGCATCTTAGAACTAAGGCATAGGTTTCAGGATGGCCGACGGTGAATGCATTACTGAGAACCAGAATCCAGAACCCCTGCCCCTTATTTGCAATTTGTGCCTGAAGCTGGGGTCTAAGAGTCACAACCCCACTAAGATTTATGGTGTCAGATGACTCAGCAATATCATCTGTGGAAGCTCAGCGTCCAGAGACCAACCTGAAATGCAGACTTGtgcgcccccctccccttcccaggtttctttcctttctcacccTCCCTCCTGGAAACATCTGACcgagagctgggggtgggggtgggggtatgggGACTCCTCcttgcagagggaaggggagaggcagggcccagtctggagttggtgggcagccAGTTGGCAAATGCCCAGATTCAGTCACAGCTTTCCTGGCCTTTAGCTGACTCCCTCCTACCTTCACCAGCCTTGTCTTTCACACCTTTCCAAGCCTTCCTTGGCCACGTTCTGGCCCTTTTCCCTGGCCTCCCTCACTTCTCCCAACTCCTCCACCTCCAGACCTTTGCCCcagcttctgtcttctctttcatccCCCAGCTTTTGTCACCCTCCTCTGTCCCTGTGCTGGTAGCCAGATCTCTACCTATCCCAGCCTTTGCCTCACCTGTCGGGTCTCAGAGGTTTGTCTTCCCTACCTGAGGTCCTGAGTCCTCTTCTCTGGGTgtcccctccccatcctgcccACTAGATCACCAGCTCTAGGCCTTCCTAGGCCTCCCAAGGGACTCCCTCTTCTAGGCTGGCCACCTTGCCTCCCACATGCCCATCCACATGCCCCCAGCCAGTCTTCCCAAGTGCGCCCTTTCTGCCTCGCTGGCTCCCACACACGTTAACATACTCCTGCACATACACGCCCTCATTCGCACCCCCATTTCCTCACACGTCTACAAACACGCTCGCGCACACCCCACCGTCACCCACGTCCACTCACACCTACCCATACCCACACATTCATACCCACACACTCTCTTACACACCCCTGCCCATACTCACCAGCCGGCCGGCTTCGTTGTTGTGCAGTTGCACCAACGCACGGATGTCTCCGCGGCCCCGCTTGTGCCGCGCGTCCATAAAGAGCCTCGACTTCTCGTCCCCGAAGTCCACGTCGTCGCCGCAGCCCCCCCACTCCCAGGCGGCGCTGCCGTCGGGGGAGCCGGCGGGGCCGGGGGGCCCAGGGGTGCCGGGCAGCCCCGGGGGACGCGGCGGGGCCcgccctcggggcgcctggcaGCCGCACTGCAGCAGCTCGCCCATGGAGCAGGCCTGCGTGACGGCGTGGCTGGCGCCCGCGGCCGTTATAGCGAACACGAAGGCCGTCTCCCGGATGTCTGCGGGCCGGGGGCAGGATGGGGGAAGTCAGCCGGCAGGACCGAGGCTGGGTCcccgggggtggtggggaggggggaggcgctGCGGTGGGCGAGGCAGCATGGCTGGGAGGCAGGGTCGGGACAGGGTACCCACAGACCGGCGGGAGAGGTGGGGCTCCCGCagccgccccccccaaccccccctctCCTCTGATCCCCGAAAAGAAaaagcagccccccccccccaggtgctcTCCCCACACTGACCCTGCTGCAGGATGCGCCCGAAGGCCTTGCTGTGGCTGGAGCAGTTCCAGCGGCGGAATCGGAACTGGAACTGGCACTCCCGCACCCCGAGCCGGGCGCCCCGGGCTAGCTCTGCCACCACCTCTGGCTCGGCCTGGCACAACTCAGCCTGCCGCCCTGCCAGCCGCCGCGCTTTCCTGCAGATGCTGGTAGGATCCATGACCAAGGGGCTGCCCACCGCCCTGGAAAGCAAAGAACAGCACGTCCAAGATATAACTCaaagggctggggcgggggcggggagggaggccaGTCCCGCTCAGCCCACAGCTAGGCGCTGGGACGCgcctcttctctccccccaccccaactgaGTGTGAGATTGTCCCATCTGGTTCTCTTTCTGTCCCATGTCCCCTTTCACTAGAGTTGAGACCGAAATTGCTATAGAGCAAGGATTCAGCCTTATCCTTCCGTGCACATCTTCATTAATAAGTCCTTCTAGGAATTTGACTCAAGGTGAGGGCACCCGGCACCAGGTGAGCcaaaagggagacaaagaacaggCCTGACCCCAAAGGGTGATGAAGCTCACACCCCCTCTCTAGCTCAGTTtgtccttctgtaaaatgggaaggttGGGCTTTGATCCCTAAGGTGGGCCCTTGCAGGAGGATATCC harbors:
- the WNT6 gene encoding protein Wnt-6: MLPPAPSLLGLLLLLLLCPAHVGGLWWAVGSPLVMDPTSICRKARRLAGRQAELCQAEPEVVAELARGARLGVRECQFQFRFRRWNCSSHSKAFGRILQQDIRETAFVFAITAAGASHAVTQACSMGELLQCGCQAPRGRAPPRPPGLPGTPGPPGPAGSPDGSAAWEWGGCGDDVDFGDEKSRLFMDARHKRGRGDIRALVQLHNNEAGRLAVRSHTRTECKCHGLSGSCALRTCWQKLPPFREVGARLLERFHGASRVMGTNDGKALLPAVRTLKPPGRADLLYAADSPDFCAPNRRTGSPGTRGRACNSSALDLSGCDLLCCGRGHRQESVQLEENCLCRFHWCCVVQCHRCRVRKELSLCL